The following is a genomic window from Flavobacteriales bacterium.
AGTGATTAATGGCACTAAAGAAGCTGAGCTAATTTATTATGGTATAAAAGAAGCTGTTCCTTTTGAAGAATCATACGATTTGATAATTGATATTGGAGGAGGAAGCACTGAATTTATAATTGCAAATAAACAGGGACTTTCATGGGCTAAAAGTTATCAATTAGGAGTATCTAGACTAAAGGAGCGATTTAAACCATCAGACCCAATTACAGCTAATGATATTCATAAAATTGAAGCCTACTTTGAATCAAATCTAAAAGACTTAATTGAAGAATTATCCAAGACCCCTTGTGTGAAGCTAATAGGTTCATCAGGCTCATTTGATACATTAGTAGACATGATTTGTCATCAGTATAATGACAAAAATAGAATAAAGAAAAAATATTGCGATATCAAATTAGAGGAATACAATTGGGCACAACAGCACATCATTGAAAGCAACCTCACTCAAAGAATTGCAACTCCAGGTATGATTGAAATGAGAGCTGACATGATAGTTATATCCGTCATTTTCATAAACTATATTCTCAAGAAAACCCATATTAAAAGTATTAAACGATCTAAATATGCCTTAAAAGAAGGTGCTTTAACCCATTTCTTTTAGAGGAATGATTTGGCTTTAGCTAGAGCCTTTGGAATACCGGAAATATCTTTACCACCAGCCGTAGCAAAAAAGGCTTGACCACCGCCACCACCACTAATTTCTACTGCCAATTCCTTAACCATTTTTCCAGCGTGTAAATCTTTATTTTTTGAGAGTTCCTCCGAAACAGCAACGGTTAGCATAGCCTTTCCATCTGTTTTTGATGCCAATACTAATAACAGATTGTTGTTCTCCTTAATTAATTTAAAGGCTAGATTTTTTATACTTTTTGAATCTAAATCCACCTCACTAGAAACTAAGTTTACTCCATTAATTTCTTCAGCCTTATTCATTAAATCGCCCAACAAATCGCCTGCTTTCTCAGAATTAAGCTGATTTATCTTTTTATTGAGAGTTTGATTTTCTTCTACTAATTGACTTACTGACTTTAATAAATCATTTGTTTTTAAAGTCCCTTGTAATTGATTTAAGACCGCAAGTTTCTCCTCGTAAAAACGAATAGCATTTTCAGCAGATACGGCTTCAATTCTTCTAACACCTGAAGCAACAGCACTTTCAGAAAGAATTTTAAAAAGCCCTATTTCACCAGTAGACTCAACGTGAATGCCTCCACAAAGTTCTGTAGAACTTCCAAACTTAATAACCCTTACGGTATCGCCATATTTTTCGCCAAAAAGTGCCATGGCACCCATTTCTTCTGCTCTTGTAAAAGGAAGATTTCTAAACTCTTCAAGTGAAAAATTAGCACGAATTTTAGAGTTTACAGTTTCTTCTATTGTTTTCAAATCTTCGCTGTCAACTTTTGAGAAATGAGAAAAATCAAAACGTAAATAATCAGAATTTACTAAGGATCCTTTTTGTGAAACATGCTCGCCTAAAACCTCTCTAAGCGTTTCATGAAGTAAATGAGTTGCAGTATGATTATTGGCTGTATTTTTTCTTTTTGTAATATCTACTTTGGCAGTAAAATCAGAGAAAATATGAGCTGGTAGAGTGTCAACAATATGAACGATTAAATTATTTTCCTTCTTAGTGTCCAAAATCTCAATGACTTCAGAATCGTTAACTAATTGCCCGGTATCTCCGACTTGACCTCCACCTTCGGGATAAAATGGCGTAAGATTAAATACTAAATGGTAAAACTCTTGACCTTTTTGCTTGACCTTTCTGTACCTAACAATTTTTACCTTAGATTCTGATGATTCGTATCCAATAAACTCTTCTACTTCATCTTCAAACAATACCACCCAATCATCTGTTTCTAAAGATGTAGCTTTTCTTGACCTTTCTTTTTGAAGCTCTAATAAAGAATCAAAGGCTTCAATATTGACTATACAGTTTTTTTCTTGCGCCAAAAGTTGCGTTAAATCAATTGGAAATCCAAAGGTATCGTAGAGTTCAAAAGCATCTTTTCCAGAAACAACATTATCTTTCAAGTCAATTGTTTCAAAACGAGCTATTCCCTTATCTAATGTTTTCAAAAATGAGGTTTCTTCTTCTTGAATCACTTTTTTTATCAAATCAGATTGTGACGTCAGTTCTTTGAACTGATTACCCATATTTCCAACAAGTTCATCAACAAGATGACACATAAAAGGGTCTTTAGCATCTAAAAAGGTAAAGGCATAACGAACAGCTCTTCTTAGTATTCTTCTGATAACATAACCTGCTCCAGTATTTGATGGCAATTGACCGTCAGCAATGGAAAATGAAACTGCTCTTAAATGATCGGCTATAACACGCATAGCGATATCGTCTTTTTCATCTGCCCCATATGTTTTGTTTGAAAGCGAGGCAATCTTTTTGATGATAGGCTGAAAGATATCCGTATCGTAGTTAGACTGCACTCCTTGAAGCACCATGCATAAACGCTCAAAGCCCATGCCAGTATCAACATGCGTTTGTGGTAAAGCCTCTAAGCTACCATCCATCTTTCTATTGAATTGCATGAAAACTAAATTCCATACTTCAATGACCTCTGGATGATCAGCGTTTACTAATGTTTTTCCATCAATTTTTTTTCGGTCTTCATCGGGGCGGATATCAACATGTATCTCAGAACATGGGCCACATGGACCAACTTCACCCATTTCCCAAAAGTTATCTTTTTTACTACCATCAATGATGCGACTTGAGTCTATCAACTTAGACCATATTTCAAAGGCTTCGTTATCTTTATCCAATCCGTCTTCAGTACTTCCTTCAAACACTGAAACATACAACCTATCCTTATCTATTTTAAAAACCTCTGTCAGTAATTCCCATGCCCATTCGATAGCTTCTTTTTTGAAATAGTCTCCAAAAGACCAGTTTCCTAACATTTCAAACATCGTATGGTGATACGTATCGTAACCAACTTCTTCCAAATCGTTATGCTTACCAGAAACTCTAAGGCATTTTTGAGTATCACAAATACGCTTTTCCTTAGGAACTGTATTTCCTAAAAAGTAATCCTTAAACTGATTCATACCAGCATTTGTAAACATCAAAGTAGGGTCATTTTTCACAACCATAGGTGCTGATGATACAACCAAGTGGGTCTTTTCTTCAAAGAATCTTAAAAACTGATTACGAATTTCTGTCGATTTCATTTTTACAGTATAAGTTTACAATTCACATTTTTCTGTTAACAAGAAGAACAGAGGTAATGCTTAATTTACACGAATTACGTACTTTTGTGGCAAATTTAGGTAAAATACCTTATGAAAAAAGCAAAGTATTATTACGATAAAAAATCTCTTTCCTACAAGAGAATCGAAAAAACATGGAAACACAGATTAAAAAATGTTTCTGTTTTCATGTTTGCGAGTGCTTTTTTCGGATTTATTATGGTAATTGCTGCCTTTAACTTCTTTGATAGTCCAAAGGAAAAAATGTTGAAGCGGGAGCTTGATAAACTCAAACTCCAATATGAATTAATGGATAAAAGTCTCAATCAAATTTCATCAGTGTTAGAAAATATTAAAGATAGAGATGATAACATTTATCGAGTAATTTTTGAAGCTGAGCCAATTCCAAACTCAATACGTAAAGCTGGAATTGGTGGAGTTAATCGTTATAAAGACCTTGAAGGTTACGACAACTCTGAAATACTAATTTCTACCGTAAAAAAGGTTGACCAAATCTCTAAACAGCTCTATATACAATCTAAGTCATTCGATGAAGTTATTGAAATGGCACAAAGGAAGTCTGATATGATGGCTTCTATTCCTGCTATTCAACCAGTAAAAAATAAAGAACTAAAGCGAATTGCTTCAGGCTATGGAAGACGTATTGATCCCTACTACAAAAAGCCAAAATTTCATTATGGTGTAGACTTTTCAGCTCCAAAAGGCACACCAATATATGCTACTGGTGATGGAAAAGTTGCTAAAACTCAACGAAGTAGAAGAGGCTTTGGTAATCATATCGTTATTGATCATGGGTATGGCTATGAGTCGCTATATGCTCACATGACAAAATACACTGTAAGTAAAGGTCAAAAAGTAAAACGTGGCGATGTTATAGGATATGTAGGAAGCACGGGTAAATCAACCGCTCCTCACCTTCATTATGAAGTGCATAAAGACGGTAAAAAAATTAATCCGGCTTATTACTTCCACAATGACTTATCTCCCGATGAGTTTGACAGAATGCTTGAACTTTCTTCACAAGAAAACCAATCCTTCGACTAATATGCCTTACAAAGAGAAACCCATTGAAAAGTTATACTACTCCATAGGAGAAGTTGCGAAAACTTTGGATGTAAATGTATCTCTAATTCGATTTTGGGAAAAAGAATTTGATATGCTTCAGCCTAAAAAGAATAAGAAAGGAAACAGGATGTTTACAAAAGTTGATTTTGAAAATCTAAAAATCATCTACCATCTTGTAAAGGAAAGAGGATTCACTTTAGAAGGTGCCAAAAAGAAACTTAAGGAAAATAAAGACGACACTATCAACAATTTTGAGATTGTCTCAAGACTAAAAGAAATAAGAAGTTTTCTAGTTGATTTGTCCGAAGAGTTATAGCTCGACAAAGATATTTTCTGAAGAAACATTGTTTCTTTCAAATAAATAAACAATTGCTTTTATACCCTCTTTACCCAAATTCACAGAATATTCATTGACATAAAGTTGTATGTGTTTTTGCATCACATCATAACTCATTTCTTGAGCATACTGACATACATACTCTTCTGAACTTTTAGGGTTTTGAAAAGCATATTCTAAAGAGCGTTTCAAAACTCGTTGTACTTTTTGTTGAATTTCGGTACTAATAACTCTTGAAATAGCTATTCCACCCAATGGAATTGGCAGATTAGTTTCTGATTCCCAATATTCTCCTAAATCCATAACTTTTTTAAGCCCTTTTTGCTTGTATGTAAATCTATTTTCGTGAATAATAACGCCTGCGTCAACAGTATCATTAAGAACCGCATCTTCAATTTCAGAAAAAACAATCTCCTTTGTATTTGTAAATGTTGGAAACGCTAACTTAAATAAACTATGTGCTGTGGTATATATTCCAGGAATAGCAACTGTAGAGTTAGAATTAAATAGGGACTTATCTTTTTTTGAAATTACTAAAGGACCACAATTCTTTCCCAATGCTGAGCCACTTTGTAGTAGAATATAATCTGAATTAGCGTGCAAAAAAGCATTGAAGGACAACTTAGTAATGTCCAATTGTTTTTCTAAAGCCATACGGTTTAATGTTTCAACATCTTCAAGCCTAACATCAAATTCTAATCCTTCAGTATCAACTTTCTGATGCACCAAAGCATCAAACATAAAAGTATCGTTAGGACATGGAGAAAAACCGAGAGTTAGCTTCATAATGTTGAAATAAATTGTTCTAACTCTTTATTTAATTGTTGAATAGCTAAAGGTATATTCCAATTGGACTTATTTCTTTTTTCTACAACATTTGAAATTGCTCTAATTTGAACACACGGAACATTTGCATCTTTACAGGCCAACATACAAGCAGCACCTTCCATGCTTTCAACTTGTGGATTTAGACGATGAACAATTTTCATAATTGACAATTCATCACCATGCACTGTATTTACTGTAATGCCTCTTACTTTTTTGAGATGTGTCTGTTCTGGCATAACGACTTTATAGTTAATATCTAATTCCATCTCTAAAGGCGAAAGGAATCTATTACCATCTTGGGCTCCTAATTCTGAAAGGTAATCTTCACTTACCTCAACTACATTTCCAACTTCTAAAGAGCGATTAAAAGAGCCAGCGATACCGATATTAATAACCAAATCATATTGATTTTTGGAGAGTTCCTTAGTCACAGCAATTGCCGTAGAGATCATCCCAATACCAGTCACCAAATGGTGATTGCAATCAAGTGTCAACTCCTCTTTCGTTGCCGTTACAATTAGGAAATTCATAGTGCAAAGATACCAATTCCTTTGCGTAAAAAGGTCGTATATTTGCCATTCTCAAAAAGAAAAAATGATTTATATAACTAGAAGAGAACGTTTTAATGCCGCTCATATGCTCAGAAATGAGAATTGGAGCGATGAAAAAAATATTGAAGTATTTGGCAAATGTGCTAATCAAAATTGGCATGGCCATAATTTTGAACTGTTTGTAACGGTCAAAGGCGAAGTGAATGAAGACACAGGTTTTGTTGTCAATCTAAAAGATTTAGCATCAGTAATTCAGCATAAAGTCATTCAAAAATTAGATCATAAAAATTTAAACTTAGATGTTGATTTTATGCGTGGGAAGATGGCTTCAACAGAAATATTAGCTATTGCTATTTGGGAAGAACTTGAAAGCGACATCAAAAATTTAGACGCTACTCTTCATCTAGTAAAAGTACAAGAAACAGAAAATAACTTTGTAGAATATTTCGGAAAATAAATCGTATGTCAGAATATAAAAAAGAAGAAAGCTATAAAACAGATTCTTTAGACTCTTTAAAAGAACACTACACAAAAGTGTTGGATTTGATTGGTGAAGACTCCAGCAGAGAAGGCCTTATTAAAACTCCAGAACGTGTAGCTAAGGCCATGCAGTTTCTTACGCATGGATACGAGTTACACCCTTCAGAAATTTTAGAGTCTGCAATGTTTTCTGAAGATTATAGCCAGATGGTATTGGTAAAAGAAATCGAATTTTATTCTCTCTGCGAACACCATTTACTGCCTTTCTTCGGCAAAGCTCATATAGCCTACATTCCTGATGGTAAAATTGTTGGACTAAGCAAAATCCCTAGAGTAGTTGATGCCTTTTCAAGGCGATTACAAGTGCAAGAACGTTTGACAAATGAAATTAGAGACTGTATTCAAAATACACTACAACCTAAAGGTGTAGCCGTTGTAATGGAAGCCCGTCATCTATGCATGCAAATGCGTGGCGTAGAAAAACAAAACTCCATGACTACAACATCAGCATTTTCTGGTGCTTTTCTGAATAGTGAAAAAACTAGATTAGAATTTATGAATTTAATAACCTCAACACTGAGTTAATATGAAAGCATATGTATTCCCTGGACAAGGGGCACAATTTCAAGGTATGGGAAAAGATTTATACGAAAATTCGGAATTAGCTAAAGAGCTTTTAGAAAAAGCCAATTCTATTTTAGGCTTTAGAATTACAGATATAATGTTTGAAGGCGAGAAAGAAGAACTCACTCAAACGAAAGTAACACAGCCTGCTATTTTTCTACATTCTGTAGTCTTGGCAAAAGTATTAGGCAATGACTTTAATGCTGATATGGTTGCCGGCCACTCACTTGGTGAATTTTCAGCACTCGTTGCTGCTGACTATATGACTTTTGAAGATGGGTTAAAGCTTGTTTACAAACGTGCTATGGCTATGCAAAAAGCATGCGAGCAAAATCCATCTACTATGGCAGCAATCTTGGGTTTAGAAGACAATATTGTTGAACGTATTTGTAATGAAATTGATGGTATTGTCGTTCCTGCAAACTACAATTGCCCAGGTCAGTTAGTGATTTCTGGTTCAGTGAAAGCCATTGATGAGGCTTGTGAAAAGCTAACAGAAGCTGGTGCAAGAAGAGCCTTAAAACTACCTGTTGGGGGTGCATTTCATTCGCCTTTAATGGAGCCTGCACAAGTTGAACTTGCCAATGCTATTGAAGAAACACCCTTCAAAGCAGGCAATTGCCCAGTATATCAAAATGTTACTGCCAAAGCGGAGAGTGACCCGAACACAATCAAGTCAAACCTTATAAAGCAATTGACAGCATCGGTAAAGTGGACGCAAACTATGAGACAAATGCAAAGCGATGGACTTTCAAAAGTAATTGAAGTTGGTCCTGGTAAAGTACTACAAGGGTTATTTAAGAAAATGGACAGAGCACTAGAAACAGAAAGTGCACAAGTCTTATAGCAAATGATTCTTTAGCGTTCCACTGTTCACAAGAGAATGCCAATGCTTATTAGTCATGCATTGATGATATATGGAAGATTGGTTAAGATTATGGCAATCCGTACCAACAAAGTCAACCATATTGTTTTCAATAAGCTTTTCAGCTTTCAGTTTGCACTCGCTACCATAATAGCCTAAAAGCGATAATAGGTTAAGTTGCAACTTTACTGAACGATCTTTATACTTTTTCAAATCATCTACGGACATAAAGCCATATCGCTCTGGATGAGCTAAAATAACTTTATAGCCTTTTAGTTGAAGCTTGAAAATAGACTCTGAAAAATTGGGCGGTTCAGAAACAAAAGAAGTTTCTATAAGTATATGCTTATCTCCAAAGGTTAAGAAGTCTTCATCAGCGTTTAATTTGGACTCAAAATAATAATCTACATAGTATTCTGCTGCTGCACTTATATCGACATTGATGGATTGGGCTTTGAGTTCATTTTTTAAACTCTTTAAGCCTGATAAAATAATTTCAGGTGTATTTCTATAAAAATCATGCATCACATGCGGGGTAGTGATTATCTTATTGAAACCCAATTCTTGCATTTTCTTCACCAGTTTAACAGAAGTTTCTAAGTCTGGTGAACCATCATCAATTCCAGGAATAAAGTGTGAATGTATATCACAAATCAGCGAGTCGAATCCTATGGGTTCTAACTTTTTCTCTTTTTTTCTGAAAAATGAAAACATCTATATTTTAACTGTATTGTTTAGAATAATACTTTTGGTAGGCTCCTGACGTGACACTATCTAGCCAATCTTGATTTGTAAGGTACCAATCTACCGTTTTTTCTAAACCTTCAGCAAATTGTAAGGAAGGCTCCCAAGACAGTTCGGTATTAATTTTTGACGCATCAATTGCATAACGCTTATCGTGTCCTGGTCTGTCTTTCACGAAAGTGATGAGTGACTCCGATGAGCCTTCATCTCTATCCAATTTTTTATCCATAATTTGACACAATAGCTTTATTAAATCAATATTTGTCCATTCATTAAAGCCTCCGATATTATACGTGTCGCCGACTTTACCCTCGTGAAACAAAACATCTATTGCTCTGGCATGATCAACGACATACAACCAATCTCTAGTAAACAAGCCATCGCCATACACTGGAAGTGATTTGTTATTGCGAATATTGTTAATGAATAAGGGTATTAACTTTTCTGGAAATTGATTTTCCCCATAATTATTAGAACAGTTTGAAATAATAAAAGGAAGACCATAAGTATTACCGTAAGCTCTTACAAAATGGTCTGAACTTGCTTTGGAAGATGAATAAGGCGATTTTGGGTCATAAGGAG
Proteins encoded in this region:
- the mqnB gene encoding futalosine hydrolase, which encodes MNFLIVTATKEELTLDCNHHLVTGIGMISTAIAVTKELSKNQYDLVINIGIAGSFNRSLEVGNVVEVSEDYLSELGAQDGNRFLSPLEMELDINYKVVMPEQTHLKKVRGITVNTVHGDELSIMKIVHRLNPQVESMEGAACMLACKDANVPCVQIRAISNVVEKRNKSNWNIPLAIQQLNKELEQFISTL
- a CDS encoding phosphatase, which encodes MRIAIIDLGTNTFNLLIADKDKNGNFTTVFKNKIPVKLGEGGIDKGIIAPKAYQRGIKALKSQMKTINEYEVDKYRAFATSAIRSTTNGHNFVKDVDELLELNIEVINGTKEAELIYYGIKEAVPFEESYDLIIDIGGGSTEFIIANKQGLSWAKSYQLGVSRLKERFKPSDPITANDIHKIEAYFESNLKDLIEELSKTPCVKLIGSSGSFDTLVDMICHQYNDKNRIKKKYCDIKLEEYNWAQQHIIESNLTQRIATPGMIEMRADMIVISVIFINYILKKTHIKSIKRSKYALKEGALTHFF
- a CDS encoding 1,4-dihydroxy-6-naphthoate synthase, yielding MKLTLGFSPCPNDTFMFDALVHQKVDTEGLEFDVRLEDVETLNRMALEKQLDITKLSFNAFLHANSDYILLQSGSALGKNCGPLVISKKDKSLFNSNSTVAIPGIYTTAHSLFKLAFPTFTNTKEIVFSEIEDAVLNDTVDAGVIIHENRFTYKQKGLKKVMDLGEYWESETNLPIPLGGIAISRVISTEIQQKVQRVLKRSLEYAFQNPKSSEEYVCQYAQEMSYDVMQKHIQLYVNEYSVNLGKEGIKAIVYLFERNNVSSENIFVEL
- the rfbB gene encoding dTDP-glucose 4,6-dehydratase, with the translated sequence MNTILITGGAGFIGSHVVRLFVDKYPNVKIVNLDKLTYAGNLENLTDVESCENYYFEKGDIVDAAYVDALFQKYQFDGIIHLAAESHVDRSITNPLEFIQTNVIGTFNLLHSAKKLWSGNFDGKLFYHVSTDEVYGSLGEEGFFTETTPYDPKSPYSSSKASSDHFVRAYGNTYGLPFIISNCSNNYGENQFPEKLIPLFINNIRNNKSLPVYGDGLFTRDWLYVVDHARAIDVLFHEGKVGDTYNIGGFNEWTNIDLIKLLCQIMDKKLDRDEGSSESLITFVKDRPGHDKRYAIDASKINTELSWEPSLQFAEGLEKTVDWYLTNQDWLDSVTSGAYQKYYSKQYS
- a CDS encoding 6-carboxytetrahydropterin synthase; this translates as MIYITRRERFNAAHMLRNENWSDEKNIEVFGKCANQNWHGHNFELFVTVKGEVNEDTGFVVNLKDLASVIQHKVIQKLDHKNLNLDVDFMRGKMASTEILAIAIWEELESDIKNLDATLHLVKVQETENNFVEYFGK
- the fabD gene encoding ACP S-malonyltransferase — protein: MKAYVFPGQGAQFQGMGKDLYENSELAKELLEKANSILGFRITDIMFEGEKEELTQTKVTQPAIFLHSVVLAKVLGNDFNADMVAGHSLGEFSALVAADYMTFEDGLKLVYKRAMAMQKACEQNPSTMAAILGLEDNIVERICNEIDGIVVPANYNCPGQLVISGSVKAIDEACEKLTEAGARRALKLPVGGAFHSPLMEPAQVELANAIEETPFKAGNCPVYQNVTAKAESDPNTIKSNLIKQLTASVKWTQTMRQMQSDGLSKVIEVGPGKVLQGLFKKMDRALETESAQVL
- the folE gene encoding GTP cyclohydrolase I FolE produces the protein MSEYKKEESYKTDSLDSLKEHYTKVLDLIGEDSSREGLIKTPERVAKAMQFLTHGYELHPSEILESAMFSEDYSQMVLVKEIEFYSLCEHHLLPFFGKAHIAYIPDGKIVGLSKIPRVVDAFSRRLQVQERLTNEIRDCIQNTLQPKGVAVVMEARHLCMQMRGVEKQNSMTTTSAFSGAFLNSEKTRLEFMNLITSTLS
- a CDS encoding capsular biosynthesis protein, with amino-acid sequence MFSFFRKKEKKLEPIGFDSLICDIHSHFIPGIDDGSPDLETSVKLVKKMQELGFNKIITTPHVMHDFYRNTPEIILSGLKSLKNELKAQSINVDISAAAEYYVDYYFESKLNADEDFLTFGDKHILIETSFVSEPPNFSESIFKLQLKGYKVILAHPERYGFMSVDDLKKYKDRSVKLQLNLLSLLGYYGSECKLKAEKLIENNMVDFVGTDCHNLNQSSIYHQCMTNKHWHSLVNSGTLKNHLL
- the alaS gene encoding alanine--tRNA ligase — translated: MKSTEIRNQFLRFFEEKTHLVVSSAPMVVKNDPTLMFTNAGMNQFKDYFLGNTVPKEKRICDTQKCLRVSGKHNDLEEVGYDTYHHTMFEMLGNWSFGDYFKKEAIEWAWELLTEVFKIDKDRLYVSVFEGSTEDGLDKDNEAFEIWSKLIDSSRIIDGSKKDNFWEMGEVGPCGPCSEIHVDIRPDEDRKKIDGKTLVNADHPEVIEVWNLVFMQFNRKMDGSLEALPQTHVDTGMGFERLCMVLQGVQSNYDTDIFQPIIKKIASLSNKTYGADEKDDIAMRVIADHLRAVSFSIADGQLPSNTGAGYVIRRILRRAVRYAFTFLDAKDPFMCHLVDELVGNMGNQFKELTSQSDLIKKVIQEEETSFLKTLDKGIARFETIDLKDNVVSGKDAFELYDTFGFPIDLTQLLAQEKNCIVNIEAFDSLLELQKERSRKATSLETDDWVVLFEDEVEEFIGYESSESKVKIVRYRKVKQKGQEFYHLVFNLTPFYPEGGGQVGDTGQLVNDSEVIEILDTKKENNLIVHIVDTLPAHIFSDFTAKVDITKRKNTANNHTATHLLHETLREVLGEHVSQKGSLVNSDYLRFDFSHFSKVDSEDLKTIEETVNSKIRANFSLEEFRNLPFTRAEEMGAMALFGEKYGDTVRVIKFGSSTELCGGIHVESTGEIGLFKILSESAVASGVRRIEAVSAENAIRFYEEKLAVLNQLQGTLKTNDLLKSVSQLVEENQTLNKKINQLNSEKAGDLLGDLMNKAEEINGVNLVSSEVDLDSKSIKNLAFKLIKENNNLLLVLASKTDGKAMLTVAVSEELSKNKDLHAGKMVKELAVEISGGGGGQAFFATAGGKDISGIPKALAKAKSFL
- a CDS encoding M23 family metallopeptidase — encoded protein: MKKAKYYYDKKSLSYKRIEKTWKHRLKNVSVFMFASAFFGFIMVIAAFNFFDSPKEKMLKRELDKLKLQYELMDKSLNQISSVLENIKDRDDNIYRVIFEAEPIPNSIRKAGIGGVNRYKDLEGYDNSEILISTVKKVDQISKQLYIQSKSFDEVIEMAQRKSDMMASIPAIQPVKNKELKRIASGYGRRIDPYYKKPKFHYGVDFSAPKGTPIYATGDGKVAKTQRSRRGFGNHIVIDHGYGYESLYAHMTKYTVSKGQKVKRGDVIGYVGSTGKSTAPHLHYEVHKDGKKINPAYYFHNDLSPDEFDRMLELSSQENQSFD
- a CDS encoding MerR family transcriptional regulator, with the translated sequence MPYKEKPIEKLYYSIGEVAKTLDVNVSLIRFWEKEFDMLQPKKNKKGNRMFTKVDFENLKIIYHLVKERGFTLEGAKKKLKENKDDTINNFEIVSRLKEIRSFLVDLSEEL